The proteins below are encoded in one region of Polypterus senegalus isolate Bchr_013 chromosome 2, ASM1683550v1, whole genome shotgun sequence:
- the rpl31 gene encoding 60S ribosomal protein L31 has product MAPTKKGGEKKKGRSAINEVVTREYTINVHKRIHGVGFKRRAPRALKEIRKFAMKEMGTPDVRIDTRLNKAVWAKGIRNVPYRIRVRLSRKRNEDEDSPNKLYTLVTYVPVTTFKGLQTVNVDEN; this is encoded by the exons ATGGCTCCAACTAAGAAAGGTGGCGAGAAGAAAAAAGGCCGCTCCGCCATCAATGAGGTGGTAACGAGAGAGTACACAATCAACGTCCACAAGCGCATCCACGGAGT GGGCTTCAAGCGGCGTGCTCCTCGTGCACTTAAAGAAATTCGCAAGTTTGCGATGAAAGAGATGGGAACTCCTGACGTCCGCATTGATACTCGTCTGAATAAGGCTGTCTGGGCGAAGGGTATAAG AAATGTTCCCTATCGCATTCGTGTACGCTTGTCCAGGAAACGAAATGAAGATGAAGACTCTCCTAACAAACTGTACACTCTGGTTACATATGTTCCAGTCACGACATTTAAAG gtCTGCAGACAGTGAATGTTGATGAAAACTAA